The following are from one region of the Nocardioides marmotae genome:
- a CDS encoding helix-turn-helix transcriptional regulator yields the protein MTFPLTPRDHYDVVVTREARHWVLEVEGVGATNVRRLTEADDWVRDLVATMTDQPVPDSTTFRYTVAGKLGDQIREVRRRQEAAEEQAAAAAAAAKALVGEMVLHEGISQADAAKALGVSKQRVSQLVR from the coding sequence ATGACCTTTCCGCTCACGCCGCGTGACCACTACGACGTCGTCGTCACCCGTGAGGCTCGGCATTGGGTGCTCGAAGTCGAGGGCGTTGGTGCAACCAATGTTCGTAGGCTCACCGAAGCCGATGACTGGGTCCGCGACCTGGTCGCGACCATGACCGATCAGCCGGTTCCGGATTCGACTACTTTCCGTTACACCGTTGCTGGCAAGCTCGGCGATCAGATCCGCGAGGTCAGGCGACGCCAGGAGGCCGCGGAGGAGCAAGCCGCCGCCGCTGCCGCAGCAGCCAAGGCCCTCGTCGGAGAGATGGTCCTCCACGAGGGCATCAGCCAGGCGGACGCCGCCAAGGCACTCGGCGTCTCCAAGCAGCGCGTTTCCCAGCTCGTGCGCTGA
- a CDS encoding type II toxin-antitoxin system HicA family toxin, with protein MSYRDLARRLRRAGCSIIRSSGRHEVWECPCGKHHAPVPNHGRGSVVAAGTVRSIITQLSCLPPGVVQ; from the coding sequence ATGAGCTACCGGGATCTCGCCCGACGGCTTCGAAGGGCTGGGTGCTCCATCATCCGCAGCTCGGGGCGGCATGAGGTTTGGGAGTGTCCGTGTGGGAAGCACCATGCGCCCGTTCCGAACCACGGAAGAGGCTCGGTGGTCGCCGCTGGAACCGTCCGCTCGATCATCACCCAGCTGTCCTGTCTTCCACCAGGAGTTGTCCAATGA
- a CDS encoding DUF4145 domain-containing protein, which yields MPGDVPNYLGKAFICPHCNANAQQSWASCTAQGHETSDTYLPGLTISTCFVCSGLAIWLEQPVRTDTWGASARMIYPAATVEGPKRNVDLPEAVARLYDEAATVVNLSPRSASALLRLALEALLEDLYPDKAGNLNSMIGAAVRDGLPERVQRTMDVMRFSGNQSVHEIHHDDTPQTAATLFGLLNIVAEQLITQPKQLDALYEGLPDGFKQQVDRRDGREAV from the coding sequence GTGCCTGGAGACGTCCCTAACTACCTCGGCAAGGCGTTCATCTGCCCGCACTGCAACGCGAACGCGCAGCAGTCCTGGGCGTCGTGCACCGCTCAGGGCCACGAGACCAGCGACACCTACCTGCCGGGGCTCACCATCTCGACCTGCTTCGTGTGCTCGGGACTGGCCATTTGGCTAGAGCAGCCCGTACGAACTGACACCTGGGGCGCTTCGGCGCGGATGATCTACCCGGCAGCCACCGTCGAGGGACCGAAGCGCAATGTGGACTTGCCGGAGGCGGTTGCGCGGCTGTACGACGAGGCTGCGACCGTCGTGAATCTCAGCCCGCGCTCGGCGTCGGCGCTGCTTCGGCTCGCTCTCGAAGCTCTGCTGGAGGATCTCTACCCGGACAAGGCGGGTAACCTCAACTCGATGATCGGCGCCGCGGTGCGGGACGGGCTGCCCGAGCGAGTCCAGAGGACGATGGACGTTATGCGGTTCAGCGGGAACCAGTCGGTACATGAGATCCACCACGACGATACGCCGCAGACCGCCGCGACACTGTTTGGGTTGCTGAACATCGTGGCCGAGCAGCTCATCACTCAGCCAAAGCAGCTAGACGCCCTGTACGAGGGGCTGCCAGACGGCTTCAAGCAGCAAGTAGACCGCAGGGACGGACGCGAGGCCGTTTGA
- a CDS encoding PASTA domain-containing protein, producing MKLRVLSALVVAAGMLTACGEDEPAVMPEVVSMRLDVALSDIERAGFEDEVEVIGGGMFGVVDESNWIVCGQEPATSEEISGAPRLTVDRSCDDEDSAAGQDEADAASESPQPARTPTKKPQPTKKPAANTGGGKNASADTFVMPSTVGMVLQDAQDLLQSLGSYILTQTDATGAERFQVLDSGWKVCWQDPAPGTVTPLSTMVDLGAVKLHEACP from the coding sequence GTGAAGCTTCGAGTTCTATCTGCCCTGGTGGTCGCCGCCGGCATGCTGACGGCGTGCGGCGAGGACGAGCCTGCGGTCATGCCGGAGGTCGTCTCCATGCGCCTCGACGTCGCGCTGTCCGACATCGAGCGGGCGGGTTTCGAGGATGAGGTCGAGGTCATCGGCGGCGGGATGTTCGGCGTGGTGGACGAGTCGAACTGGATCGTGTGCGGCCAGGAACCAGCCACCTCAGAAGAGATCAGCGGTGCGCCGCGCCTGACGGTGGACCGGTCATGCGATGACGAGGACTCCGCCGCGGGCCAGGACGAGGCAGACGCGGCTTCGGAGTCACCCCAGCCGGCTAGGACCCCCACGAAGAAGCCCCAGCCGACCAAGAAGCCGGCGGCCAACACTGGCGGTGGGAAGAACGCAAGCGCCGACACCTTCGTCATGCCGAGCACGGTCGGAATGGTCCTCCAGGACGCACAAGACCTGCTTCAGTCACTCGGCTCCTACATCCTCACTCAGACCGACGCCACGGGCGCCGAGCGGTTCCAGGTCCTCGACTCGGGATGGAAGGTCTGCTGGCAGGACCCCGCCCCCGGAACGGTCACGCCGCTGTCGACCATGGTCGACCTCGGCGCGGTGAAGCTGCACGAGGCCTGCCCGTGA
- a CDS encoding PH domain-containing protein, with protein METASITAWTFVAECPIPTDLGPILVEGEQPWAAYKTFRDSAIFTNKRLIVRDAQGITGKKVEIYSLPYSAINMWSSENAGKLDMNAEMELWTRAGHIKVKLGKGVDIRKLDHLISHAVLNG; from the coding sequence ATGGAGACCGCCTCGATCACCGCTTGGACCTTCGTCGCCGAGTGCCCGATCCCCACCGATCTCGGACCCATCCTGGTCGAGGGCGAGCAGCCCTGGGCTGCCTACAAGACCTTCCGCGACAGCGCAATCTTCACGAACAAGCGCCTCATCGTCCGGGACGCTCAGGGCATCACCGGCAAGAAGGTCGAGATCTACTCGCTCCCCTACTCGGCGATCAACATGTGGTCCTCAGAGAACGCTGGAAAGCTGGACATGAACGCCGAGATGGAGCTCTGGACCCGGGCCGGCCACATCAAGGTGAAGCTCGGCAAGGGCGTCGACATCCGGAAGCTGGACCACCTGATCTCGCACGCCGTCCTTAACGGCTAG
- a CDS encoding Ltp family lipoprotein: MNASPPPGWYPDNAGSGQRYWDGRQWTEQTIPAQSPAAPAAGGTASPRSEAPGSVVGWVLRHKVVSGVAAFVVVVGLAGAVSGGEDEPANAADETPAAVSDNGGSDDVPAADSEPVDTDGDGTADEDDFRPEDPAIQTEDDLDSDNDGVRDGDDLRPNDPKVQTEDDIDTDGDGVADYRDAFPKDPTYSKDADGDRVADQMDAFPQDARYSQDSDGDRHADAADAFPADPSRWKVTLAMENALSSANDYLSFSSFSRQGLIDQLSSAYADGYSVEDATWAVGQLSVDWKQQAVLSAKDYLSFSSFSRQGLIDQLSSRYGSQFTVEEAVYAVNKIGL; the protein is encoded by the coding sequence GTGAACGCATCACCGCCGCCCGGCTGGTATCCCGACAACGCGGGCAGCGGCCAGCGTTACTGGGATGGCCGTCAGTGGACCGAACAGACCATCCCCGCGCAATCCCCCGCTGCACCCGCGGCGGGAGGGACGGCCTCTCCCCGGTCGGAGGCTCCCGGGAGCGTGGTGGGCTGGGTGCTTCGGCACAAGGTCGTGAGCGGCGTGGCCGCCTTCGTCGTGGTCGTGGGCCTGGCCGGCGCCGTGAGCGGCGGCGAGGACGAGCCTGCGAACGCTGCGGACGAGACCCCGGCGGCCGTCAGCGACAACGGCGGCTCCGACGACGTACCGGCTGCCGACAGCGAACCGGTCGACACCGACGGCGACGGGACGGCTGACGAGGACGACTTCCGGCCGGAGGACCCCGCCATCCAGACCGAGGACGACCTCGACAGCGACAACGACGGCGTCAGGGACGGCGACGACCTCCGCCCGAATGACCCGAAGGTCCAGACGGAGGACGACATCGACACGGACGGCGACGGCGTCGCCGACTACCGGGACGCCTTCCCGAAGGACCCCACGTACAGCAAGGACGCCGACGGTGACCGCGTCGCCGACCAGATGGACGCCTTCCCGCAGGACGCCCGGTACAGCCAGGACTCCGACGGGGACCGCCATGCCGATGCAGCCGACGCGTTCCCCGCGGACCCGAGCCGGTGGAAGGTGACGCTGGCCATGGAGAACGCGCTCAGCTCCGCGAACGACTACCTCTCCTTCTCATCCTTCTCGCGGCAGGGCCTCATCGACCAGCTGTCGTCGGCCTACGCGGACGGCTACAGCGTGGAGGACGCGACCTGGGCGGTCGGGCAGCTGAGCGTCGACTGGAAGCAGCAGGCCGTCTTGTCGGCGAAGGACTATCTGTCGTTCTCCTCGTTCTCCCGGCAGGGCCTCATCGACCAGCTCTCCAGCCGCTACGGATCGCAGTTCACCGTCGAGGAAGCGGTCTACGCCGTCAACAAGATCGGTCTCTGA
- a CDS encoding VOC family protein, with protein sequence MITSLAYLGVRSPRSEDWRRFGEGFLGAELAADGPDGSVRLRVDDAAWRIQVHPAEQDSVAYFGWAVDHEEDLDVVLERLAAAGVTAERGSAELAEARSVNQLITFTDPWGFPHEVSWGQHFYPATFRPGRAVSGFVTGTQGLGHVLLMMPDIEAGHRFFHDVLGFKLSDKIIVPGQLNARFYHVNERHHTLALGQCPPGVAVFNHLMLQMKSIDDVGSAHDMLDEYDVPITLSLGRHTNDKTFSFYCATPSLFNIEVGFDGIEVNEEWVPYTYGAAAIWGHKLDPEAKNRPPGIVHPLAN encoded by the coding sequence ATGATCACTTCGCTCGCCTACCTCGGGGTGCGCTCGCCCCGGTCGGAGGACTGGCGCAGGTTCGGGGAGGGCTTCCTCGGCGCCGAGCTCGCCGCGGACGGCCCGGACGGCTCGGTGCGGCTGCGCGTCGACGACGCCGCGTGGCGGATCCAGGTCCACCCCGCGGAGCAGGACTCGGTGGCGTACTTCGGCTGGGCCGTCGACCACGAGGAGGACCTCGACGTCGTCCTCGAGCGGCTCGCCGCCGCCGGCGTGACCGCCGAGCGCGGCTCCGCGGAGCTGGCCGAGGCCCGCTCGGTCAACCAGCTCATCACCTTCACCGACCCGTGGGGCTTCCCGCACGAGGTCAGCTGGGGCCAGCACTTCTACCCCGCGACGTTCCGTCCCGGCCGCGCCGTCTCCGGCTTCGTGACCGGCACCCAGGGCCTGGGCCACGTGCTGCTGATGATGCCCGACATCGAGGCCGGGCACCGGTTCTTCCACGACGTGCTGGGCTTCAAGCTCTCCGACAAGATCATCGTGCCGGGCCAGCTGAACGCGCGGTTCTACCACGTCAACGAGCGCCACCACACGCTCGCGCTGGGGCAGTGCCCGCCCGGCGTCGCGGTCTTCAACCACCTGATGCTCCAGATGAAGTCCATCGACGACGTCGGCTCGGCCCACGACATGCTCGACGAGTACGACGTCCCGATCACCCTCAGCCTGGGCCGCCACACCAACGACAAGACCTTCAGCTTCTACTGCGCCACCCCCTCGCTGTTCAACATCGAGGTCGGCTTCGACGGTATCGAGGTCAACGAGGAGTGGGTCCCCTACACGTACGGCGCCGCCGCCATCTGGGGCCACAAGCTCGACCCCGAGGCGAAGAACCGCCCGCCGGGCATCGTGCACCCGCTTGCCAACTGA
- a CDS encoding acyl-CoA dehydrogenase family protein, with protein MHEVVEKVHKAADVLREEAVPSDRLGRLTDRTVEAMKETGLVRLLQPVEHGGHEATLADFLEASMAVGAASPSAGWVAGVVGVHPWEIAMMDPRMQEEIWGEDQDTWTASPYAPIGRATRVDGGFLFTGRWPYSTGTDHAGWVILGGIVVGEDGQPGMPPDVRHFVIPRADYEIIEDSWNVMGLLGTGSKDVAMTDVFIPEHRVVEASTMSAGGYEHRQEGKPLYRLKFPVVFSAAVAAATQGIAQGALGAYRDYLAGRVSADGIVGKTDPTQLTTYAEAAADIAASRCHLLTSAVELQEYVTRGGEITRAQRLTFRRDQVRASRRAADAIDRLFKICGASGIRTDFPNERYWRDLQVGLSHICNVAENVYTGWSTDDLGGEASPALFV; from the coding sequence ATGCACGAGGTGGTGGAGAAGGTCCACAAGGCCGCCGACGTCCTCCGCGAGGAGGCCGTGCCGAGCGACCGGCTGGGACGGCTGACCGATCGCACGGTCGAGGCGATGAAGGAGACCGGGCTGGTGCGGCTGCTCCAGCCGGTCGAGCACGGCGGGCACGAGGCCACGCTGGCCGACTTCCTCGAGGCCTCGATGGCGGTCGGCGCGGCGTCCCCGTCGGCCGGCTGGGTCGCCGGCGTCGTCGGGGTCCACCCGTGGGAGATCGCGATGATGGACCCGCGCATGCAGGAGGAGATCTGGGGCGAGGACCAGGACACCTGGACCGCCTCGCCGTACGCCCCGATCGGGCGCGCGACCCGCGTCGACGGCGGCTTCCTCTTCACCGGCCGGTGGCCCTACTCCACCGGCACCGACCACGCCGGCTGGGTCATCCTCGGCGGCATCGTCGTGGGGGAGGACGGCCAGCCCGGCATGCCGCCGGACGTGCGGCACTTCGTGATCCCGCGCGCGGACTACGAGATCATCGAGGACTCCTGGAACGTCATGGGCCTGCTCGGCACCGGCTCCAAGGACGTCGCGATGACCGACGTGTTCATCCCCGAGCACCGCGTCGTCGAGGCGAGCACGATGTCGGCCGGCGGCTACGAGCACCGGCAGGAGGGCAAGCCGCTCTACCGGCTGAAGTTCCCCGTCGTCTTCTCCGCCGCGGTCGCGGCCGCCACCCAGGGCATCGCCCAGGGCGCGCTCGGCGCCTACCGCGACTACCTCGCCGGCCGCGTCTCCGCCGACGGGATCGTGGGCAAGACCGACCCGACCCAGCTCACGACGTACGCCGAGGCGGCCGCCGACATCGCCGCCAGCCGCTGCCACCTGCTCACCTCCGCGGTCGAGCTCCAGGAGTACGTCACCAGGGGCGGGGAGATCACCCGCGCCCAGCGGCTGACCTTCCGCCGCGACCAGGTGCGCGCCTCGCGCCGCGCCGCGGACGCGATCGACCGGCTGTTCAAGATCTGCGGCGCGAGCGGCATCCGCACCGACTTCCCCAACGAGCGCTACTGGCGCGACCTCCAGGTGGGGCTCAGCCACATCTGCAACGTCGCCGAGAACGTCTACACCGGCTGGTCGACCGACGACCTCGGCGGCGAGGCCAGCCCGGCCCTGTTCGTCTGA
- a CDS encoding ABC transporter permease, translated as MPESTVGHLVSDDETAPRILADDGAVAPAPVQGESPRSGGTRGLLRTLASKYALIGVWAVMALYFYAQVPDTFGTSGTFSSIFGSQQVLVFLAMSALVTLVVGEFDLSVAAMMGITATVIPVLAGVHGMNIVLACLLGVGAAVLAGAVNAFFVVVLDVSSFVVTLGMATLLTGVAQLVSGSTIVSVSSPGLAKIAIGDVLGMPVSFWYGIALAALIAYVLAWTPLGRSMVFVGANAEVARLAGIRVHRVRFGAYVVAGLLAGLAGLVLVATVGGFDSSTSNSYLLPALAAVFLGTAVVQPGAFNPIGTMVAIYFLTTGIFGLQLLGYAGWIQNVFYGAGLVVAVALAKVVRDRSRAR; from the coding sequence ATGCCTGAGTCCACCGTCGGCCACCTCGTCAGCGACGACGAGACCGCGCCCCGGATCCTCGCCGACGACGGAGCGGTCGCGCCGGCGCCCGTCCAGGGCGAGTCGCCCCGCTCCGGCGGCACCCGCGGGCTGCTGCGCACGCTCGCCTCGAAGTACGCCCTCATCGGCGTCTGGGCGGTGATGGCGCTCTACTTCTACGCCCAGGTGCCCGACACGTTCGGCACGAGCGGCACGTTCTCCTCGATCTTCGGCTCCCAGCAGGTGCTGGTGTTCCTGGCGATGTCGGCGCTGGTCACCCTCGTCGTCGGCGAGTTCGACCTCTCGGTGGCGGCCATGATGGGCATCACCGCCACGGTCATCCCCGTCCTGGCCGGGGTGCACGGGATGAACATCGTGCTGGCCTGCCTCCTCGGCGTCGGCGCGGCCGTGCTCGCCGGGGCGGTCAACGCCTTCTTCGTCGTGGTGCTCGACGTCTCCTCCTTCGTCGTCACCCTCGGCATGGCCACCCTGCTCACCGGCGTCGCGCAGCTGGTCTCGGGCTCGACGATCGTCTCGGTCAGCAGCCCCGGCCTGGCGAAGATCGCGATCGGCGACGTGCTCGGCATGCCGGTCTCCTTCTGGTACGGCATCGCGCTGGCCGCCCTCATCGCCTACGTCCTGGCCTGGACGCCGCTGGGTCGCTCGATGGTCTTCGTCGGTGCCAACGCCGAGGTGGCCCGCCTGGCCGGGATCCGCGTGCACCGCGTCCGGTTCGGGGCGTACGTCGTCGCCGGGCTGCTCGCCGGTCTCGCCGGCCTGGTGCTGGTGGCGACCGTCGGCGGCTTCGACTCCTCGACGTCGAACTCCTACCTGCTCCCGGCCCTGGCCGCGGTCTTCCTCGGCACCGCCGTGGTGCAGCCGGGCGCGTTCAACCCGATCGGCACGATGGTCGCGATCTACTTCCTGACCACCGGTATCTTCGGCCTCCAGCTGCTCGGCTACGCCGGCTGGATCCAGAACGTCTTCTACGGCGCCGGCCTGGTCGTCGCCGTCGCCCTGGCCAAGGTCGTCCGCGACCGCTCCCGCGCGCGCTGA
- a CDS encoding sugar ABC transporter ATP-binding protein, whose amino-acid sequence MTDLPRLEARGASKTFGPTTVLQDAHLVVRPGEIHALVGQNGSGKSTLVKILTGYHSPDPGMSLEVDGQPLALPVRWRAAQAAGLSVVHQDMGLLDHLTVSENVGIGGFVRSRLTGRIDWRRQDEVAAEILARLEIPVHPRTLVGDLAPAHRAGVAIARALRGTVPGEGVMILDEATRALPREDLARMHDLLGRVVGSGTAVLMVSHNLEEVLTLSHRVTVLRDGRVAGAALPTAELAEADLARRMLGKTVDAVTRTPSARPAGDEPAAVVTDLAVDGRPFSVTVRRGEVVGLTGLPGTGFEKVPYLLAGAVPATSGTVVTPTGRVDLTRAGVAQTLRAGIALVPERRVRDGLAVELSVRDNLALPSLRRRGTAWLVKRGWQEELTDDAVRRLGIKARSGDDLVKELSGGNQQKVLFAKWLSTDPDLLVLHEPTQAVDVGARADLLRAIGAAAAAGRGVLLVSTEPTDLVEICDRVLVLHPGVEPREMHTDDPDALLEAVYATPTTTGAPHA is encoded by the coding sequence ATGACCGACCTCCCTCGGCTGGAGGCCCGTGGCGCCAGCAAGACCTTCGGCCCCACGACGGTGCTGCAGGACGCCCACCTGGTCGTCCGGCCGGGGGAGATCCACGCGCTGGTGGGTCAGAACGGGTCGGGCAAGTCCACGCTGGTCAAGATCCTGACCGGCTACCACTCGCCGGACCCCGGCATGAGCCTCGAGGTGGACGGGCAGCCGCTGGCGCTGCCCGTCCGGTGGCGGGCCGCGCAGGCCGCCGGCCTGTCCGTGGTCCACCAGGACATGGGGCTGCTGGACCACCTCACCGTCAGCGAGAACGTCGGGATCGGCGGCTTCGTCCGCTCCCGGCTCACCGGCCGGATCGACTGGCGTCGCCAGGACGAGGTCGCGGCCGAGATCCTCGCCCGCCTCGAGATCCCGGTCCACCCGCGCACGCTCGTGGGCGACCTGGCTCCGGCCCACCGCGCGGGCGTGGCGATCGCCCGCGCGCTGCGCGGCACGGTGCCGGGGGAGGGCGTGATGATCCTCGACGAGGCGACCCGCGCCCTCCCACGGGAGGACCTGGCCCGGATGCACGACCTGCTCGGCCGCGTCGTCGGCTCCGGCACCGCGGTGCTGATGGTCAGCCACAACCTCGAGGAGGTGCTGACCCTCAGCCACCGGGTGACGGTGCTGCGCGACGGCCGGGTCGCCGGCGCGGCCCTGCCGACCGCCGAGCTGGCCGAGGCCGACCTTGCCCGGCGGATGCTGGGCAAGACCGTCGACGCGGTCACGCGTACGCCGTCGGCGCGCCCGGCCGGCGACGAGCCCGCCGCGGTGGTCACCGACCTCGCGGTCGACGGGCGGCCGTTCTCGGTCACGGTCCGCCGCGGCGAGGTGGTCGGCCTGACCGGCCTGCCGGGCACGGGCTTCGAGAAGGTGCCGTACCTCCTCGCGGGGGCGGTGCCCGCCACCTCCGGCACCGTCGTCACCCCGACCGGGCGGGTCGACCTGACCCGCGCGGGTGTCGCGCAGACGCTGCGGGCCGGCATCGCGCTGGTGCCCGAGCGGCGGGTGCGCGACGGGCTGGCGGTCGAGCTGAGCGTGCGCGACAACCTGGCGCTGCCGAGCCTGCGCCGCCGGGGGACCGCCTGGCTGGTCAAGCGGGGCTGGCAGGAGGAGCTGACCGACGACGCGGTGCGCCGGCTGGGGATCAAGGCCCGCTCGGGTGACGACCTGGTCAAGGAGCTCAGCGGCGGCAACCAGCAGAAGGTCCTCTTCGCCAAGTGGCTCTCCACCGACCCCGACCTGCTCGTGCTCCACGAGCCGACCCAGGCCGTCGACGTCGGCGCCCGGGCCGACCTGCTGCGGGCGATCGGCGCGGCGGCCGCGGCCGGCCGCGGCGTGCTGCTCGTGAGCACCGAACCCACCGACCTCGTCGAGATCTGCGACCGGGTCCTCGTGCTCCACCCCGGCGTCGAGCCGCGGGAGATGCACACCGACGACCCCGACGCGCTGCTCGAGGCCGTCTACGCCACCCCCACGACCACCGGAGCCCCGCATGCCTGA
- a CDS encoding sugar ABC transporter substrate-binding protein translates to MSPHRHLVRRGAALLATAALVGMLGACAQDNVQADSGSGGNAEDSASGIAKAEEFIAGMGAEVTDYPAEPALSSTPDLAGKKVTVIPLGDNIPVIHGVAVGIQDAMEAVGATATICDGKFTPTAVADCLKQAGDQGADAVVSLFIDYAMAGTAFDALAKKGVPVLVGGVEPTGGRESDETLAFYDNTGRIGQLYDAMSMSALAQGGEETNVLWLRLMDSTTTREASEQGVATFKELCPTCGVATADFTTANVDKLPSAVSAAMVANPDTNALIVPVDSFVPPAMQGLQSSGKAAQVKVFSSSSDLAGLQRVRDGQQASDLGTPVIYEGWKYANGLMQLLAGDEVLPADEMVTRDFTQDNVGDLELTDEAYFTPDWFGDDRFKDVFLQAWGVK, encoded by the coding sequence ATGTCACCTCATCGTCACCTCGTCCGGCGGGGCGCGGCACTGCTCGCGACCGCGGCGCTCGTGGGCATGCTCGGCGCCTGCGCCCAGGACAACGTCCAGGCCGACAGCGGCAGCGGCGGCAACGCCGAGGACAGCGCGAGCGGCATCGCGAAGGCCGAGGAGTTCATCGCGGGGATGGGTGCGGAGGTCACCGACTACCCCGCGGAGCCCGCGCTCTCCTCGACGCCCGACCTGGCCGGCAAGAAGGTCACCGTCATCCCGCTCGGCGACAACATCCCGGTCATCCACGGCGTGGCGGTCGGCATCCAGGACGCGATGGAGGCCGTCGGCGCGACGGCGACGATCTGCGACGGCAAGTTCACCCCGACCGCGGTCGCGGACTGCCTCAAGCAGGCCGGCGACCAGGGCGCGGACGCGGTCGTGTCGCTGTTCATCGACTACGCGATGGCCGGCACCGCCTTCGACGCGCTGGCGAAGAAGGGCGTCCCGGTCCTCGTCGGCGGCGTCGAGCCGACCGGCGGCCGCGAGTCCGACGAGACGCTGGCCTTCTACGACAACACCGGCCGCATCGGTCAGCTGTACGACGCCATGTCGATGTCCGCGCTCGCCCAGGGCGGCGAGGAGACCAACGTGCTCTGGCTGCGGCTGATGGACTCCACCACCACCCGCGAGGCCAGCGAGCAGGGCGTGGCGACGTTCAAGGAGCTGTGCCCGACCTGCGGCGTCGCGACCGCGGACTTCACCACCGCCAACGTCGACAAGCTGCCCTCGGCGGTGAGCGCGGCGATGGTCGCCAACCCCGACACCAATGCGCTGATCGTGCCGGTCGACAGCTTCGTCCCGCCGGCCATGCAGGGCCTGCAGAGCTCCGGCAAGGCCGCGCAGGTCAAGGTCTTCTCCTCCAGCTCCGACCTCGCCGGCCTGCAGCGGGTCCGCGACGGCCAGCAGGCCTCCGACCTCGGCACCCCGGTGATCTACGAGGGCTGGAAGTACGCCAACGGCCTGATGCAGCTGCTCGCCGGCGACGAGGTCCTCCCGGCCGACGAGATGGTCACCCGCGACTTCACGCAGGACAACGTCGGCGACCTCGAGCTGACCGACGAGGCCTACTTCACCCCCGACTGGTTCGGCGACGACCGGTTCAAGGACGTCTTCCTGCAGGCCTGGGGCGTGAAGTAA
- a CDS encoding multidrug effflux MFS transporter: MTASPTDDQDTTPQRTAPAPAAAPAELSRAVLITLGALTAVAPLVTDLYLPGLPDLARSLGTSEAMAQLTMSVCLVGLALGQLVAGPWSDRVGRMRPLRWGVVVLTITSLLCAVATNVWVLLALRLVQGLAGAAAMVVARAIVRDVYDGARAAKVFSDLMLVMGLAPVLGPMLGGQLLAVTDWRGIFVFLGVVGALLVAASCLVLHETRPARTPSQAPVRRRALRRLVADTRFRGFLVMSALFGVVLFGYISMSSFVLQDDYGLGPVAYAWVFGANAAGMIVGSQVSARLVGQVGPAALLRAGVLLIAGASVALAVAFALDAPLAVVVVPMWLVLAGLGMSFGNSTALALTPHAADAGSAAALLGASQFLLGAAVPPLVSIGGVSGPLMGITMATAGVGALLALVLVILPRLGPDARGRARTPH, encoded by the coding sequence GTGACCGCTTCCCCCACCGACGACCAGGACACGACCCCGCAGCGCACCGCTCCCGCTCCGGCTGCCGCCCCGGCCGAGCTCTCCCGTGCCGTGCTGATCACCCTCGGCGCGCTCACCGCGGTCGCGCCGCTGGTGACCGACCTCTACCTGCCCGGACTGCCGGACCTGGCCCGGTCGCTGGGCACCTCCGAGGCGATGGCGCAGCTGACGATGTCGGTCTGCCTGGTCGGGCTCGCGCTCGGGCAGCTGGTCGCCGGGCCCTGGAGCGACCGGGTCGGCCGGATGCGTCCGCTGCGGTGGGGCGTGGTCGTGCTGACCATCACCTCGCTGCTGTGCGCGGTCGCCACGAACGTGTGGGTGCTGCTCGCGCTGCGGCTGGTCCAGGGCCTCGCCGGCGCCGCGGCGATGGTGGTCGCCCGCGCCATCGTGCGCGACGTGTACGACGGCGCGCGGGCCGCCAAGGTCTTCTCCGACCTGATGCTGGTCATGGGCCTGGCGCCCGTGCTCGGCCCGATGCTCGGCGGGCAGCTGCTCGCGGTGACCGACTGGCGCGGGATCTTCGTCTTCCTCGGCGTCGTCGGGGCGCTGCTGGTCGCGGCCTCCTGCCTGGTGCTGCACGAGACCCGGCCGGCGCGGACGCCCAGCCAGGCCCCGGTGCGCCGCCGGGCGCTGCGCCGCCTGGTCGCCGACACCCGGTTCCGCGGGTTCCTCGTGATGAGCGCGCTGTTCGGCGTGGTGCTCTTCGGCTACATCTCGATGAGCTCCTTCGTGCTCCAGGACGACTACGGCCTCGGCCCGGTCGCCTACGCCTGGGTCTTCGGCGCCAACGCCGCCGGCATGATCGTCGGCAGCCAGGTCAGCGCCCGGCTGGTGGGCCAGGTCGGCCCCGCGGCGCTGCTGCGGGCCGGGGTGCTCCTCATCGCGGGCGCGTCGGTGGCCCTGGCCGTGGCGTTCGCGCTCGACGCGCCGCTCGCGGTCGTCGTGGTGCCGATGTGGCTGGTGCTCGCCGGGCTCGGCATGTCGTTCGGCAACAGCACCGCGCTCGCCCTCACGCCGCACGCCGCCGACGCCGGCTCCGCCGCCGCGCTGCTCGGCGCCAGCCAGTTCCTCCTCGGCGCCGCGGTCCCGCCGCTGGTCTCGATCGGCGGGGTCTCCGGGCCCCTGATGGGCATCACCATGGCGACCGCCGGGGTCGGCGCGCTGCTCGCCCTGGTGCTGGTGATCCTGCCGCGGCTCGGCCCCGACGCCCGCGGCCGCGCCCGCACCCCTCACTAG